From Paenibacillus graminis, a single genomic window includes:
- a CDS encoding helix-turn-helix domain-containing protein — MGSDSSRFKVLGDYLRSRRNRLQPEQAGLSGSYNQRRTPGLRREEVALLAGVSATYYTWLEQGREVTASRDIMENIGRALQLTPDENKHLMELWNPSEPEQVSSINTVLNPQWQDIIR; from the coding sequence ATGGGAAGTGACAGCAGCAGATTCAAAGTGCTGGGCGATTATCTCAGATCGCGGCGGAACCGTCTTCAGCCGGAACAGGCTGGCTTGAGCGGTTCCTACAATCAGCGGCGAACGCCGGGGCTGCGGCGGGAAGAGGTAGCTTTGCTGGCCGGGGTCAGCGCTACCTACTACACTTGGCTGGAACAGGGGAGAGAGGTTACTGCATCCCGGGACATTATGGAGAATATAGGGAGGGCCCTGCAGCTGACTCCGGACGAGAACAAGCATCTGATGGAGCTATGGAATCCCTCTGAGCCGGAGCAGGTTTCTTCTATTAATACAGTGCTGAATCCGCAATGGCAGGATATTATCCGGTAG
- a CDS encoding GNAT family N-acetyltransferase — translation MAAEIVRVTTDEQLQMGLDIRKKVFVEEQKVPLEEEVDEYDVIGDNVHHMLLLDEGIPVATGRLIYYKAGTAKMQRIAVHQAYRSKGYGRVLLLALEGLAREIGLQSSILDAQCHAEDFYIKLGYKVISLEPFYDAGILHVRMEKAL, via the coding sequence ATGGCAGCAGAAATTGTACGTGTGACCACGGATGAACAGCTCCAAATGGGACTGGACATCCGCAAAAAAGTCTTTGTTGAAGAGCAGAAAGTACCGCTGGAAGAAGAAGTGGATGAATATGATGTGATTGGAGACAACGTTCATCACATGCTGCTGCTGGATGAAGGCATCCCGGTAGCCACAGGAAGATTGATATACTACAAAGCCGGTACGGCCAAAATGCAGCGGATCGCTGTTCACCAGGCATACCGCAGCAAGGGATATGGGCGTGTGCTGCTGCTGGCACTGGAGGGACTTGCCCGGGAGATTGGTCTTCAATCCTCCATACTGGACGCACAGTGCCATGCGGAGGATTTTTATATCAAGCTTGGCTATAAGGTGATATCCTTAGAGCCTTTCTATGATGCGGGCATTTTGCATGTCCGGATGGAAAAGGCGCTCTAA
- a CDS encoding DUF7667 family protein — protein sequence MYAHERMAELWTISNQRSLKNSEKLEMEICQQANVIYCWDWAWFKQLSLIADETNDIKMQHELCARLEELHWEVMVSDTETL from the coding sequence TTGTATGCACATGAACGAATGGCTGAATTATGGACTATCAGTAATCAACGTTCTTTGAAAAATTCTGAAAAACTTGAAATGGAGATCTGCCAGCAAGCAAACGTAATTTACTGCTGGGATTGGGCATGGTTTAAGCAGTTATCTTTAATAGCTGATGAGACAAATGACATCAAGATGCAGCATGAACTTTGCGCTCGATTAGAGGAGCTGCATTGGGAAGTCATGGTGTCCGATACTGAAACACTATAA
- a CDS encoding MBL fold metallo-hydrolase, which yields MTIYLQMLGTGDAFSTKYYNNNAVLQDHGYTLLIDCGVTAPQAMKSLGKSFREVNETLITHIHGDHIGGLTELAHTPSQEPHGKMTLLLAETLIDPLWQHPLLEPLHRKGATRSLADIFNVKPLKPDTPYKLSPSLTLELIRTPHMPGKASYSLLLNECIFYSADLTFQPELLLHLVHNRGVTKILHDCQLSGRGQVHTTLRELMSLPEEVRKLIMLMHYSDEKPKFEGHTGEMEFLEQQVPYALPGCRKDSL from the coding sequence ATGACTATTTATTTACAAATGCTGGGCACAGGAGATGCCTTTTCCACAAAATACTATAACAATAACGCTGTGCTGCAGGACCATGGATACACACTTCTGATAGATTGCGGAGTGACTGCACCCCAGGCGATGAAGTCACTCGGGAAATCCTTTCGGGAGGTGAACGAAACGCTGATTACGCATATCCATGGCGATCATATCGGCGGACTGACAGAGCTGGCCCATACACCAAGCCAGGAACCTCATGGCAAAATGACACTGCTGCTGGCAGAGACTCTAATCGATCCGCTGTGGCAGCACCCGCTCCTTGAACCTTTGCACCGGAAAGGGGCCACCCGGTCGCTAGCCGATATATTTAACGTCAAACCGCTGAAACCTGACACTCCGTACAAGCTGTCTCCTTCCCTTACACTGGAGCTGATCCGCACGCCACACATGCCCGGGAAAGCAAGCTATTCGCTTCTGCTAAATGAGTGTATCTTTTACAGTGCAGATCTGACTTTCCAGCCCGAACTTCTGCTCCACCTGGTCCATAACCGCGGGGTCACGAAGATTCTGCATGACTGCCAGTTGAGCGGACGCGGACAGGTGCATACTACCCTTAGAGAACTGATGTCCTTGCCGGAAGAAGTCCGGAAGCTGATTATGCTGATGCATTACAGCGATGAGAAACCAAAGTTCGAAGGGCATACCGGGGAGATGGAATTTCTGGAGCAGCAGGTGCCCTATGCGCTGCCCGGCTGCAGGAAGGACTCTTTATAG
- a CDS encoding DUF1292 domain-containing protein, whose product MSDHKHEHGHEHGEACGCGHDHDHEHEEFVLTLTNEQGEDVEMVLVETFDVGEKLYALLLERENPEADGIILRMEEEDEEMVLYNIEDEAEWKAVEEAYNELLAQQE is encoded by the coding sequence ATGAGCGATCACAAACATGAGCATGGCCATGAACATGGTGAAGCATGCGGTTGCGGACATGATCACGACCATGAGCACGAGGAGTTTGTGCTGACCTTGACGAATGAGCAGGGCGAAGATGTGGAAATGGTGCTGGTGGAAACGTTCGATGTAGGCGAGAAGCTATACGCTCTGCTGTTGGAACGCGAAAACCCTGAAGCGGATGGCATCATTCTGCGCATGGAAGAAGAAGATGAAGAAATGGTACTCTACAACATTGAAGATGAAGCTGAATGGAAAGCTGTTGAAGAAGCATACAATGAGCTGCTTGCCCAGCAAGAATAG
- a CDS encoding site-2 protease family protein, translating to MLLLKGKAILSLLKLGKIAGPLISMLFSVGAYALIYPWQFAIGFVLLLFVHELGHVIAAKRIGLPVSAPLFIPFLGALITMKKQPLDAKMEAYVAFGGPILGSAGAAVVFAFAYYYHSPLLYSLAYVGFLLNLINLLPIHPLDGGRIATAVTRWLWLVGLIGGLGVIIYLKSILFLIIWVLFAYDLYKKYISRKKNSQMRTLLLRFLIPVEHLREQGYLIPGPEHTRELPFTTYSDLERQQYIGIRYESLDYYGTARLPVQSIIEKVKLTRLEHITEETGLHLNALCEVRYSVYENDKYYDVPARDRWKYGAAYAALAGGIGYLMYLVHVVGNVNL from the coding sequence ATGCTGCTCCTGAAAGGGAAGGCGATTTTATCTCTGCTGAAGCTGGGAAAAATAGCCGGTCCGCTGATATCCATGTTGTTTTCTGTAGGGGCTTATGCACTGATCTATCCTTGGCAGTTCGCCATCGGCTTTGTGCTGCTGCTGTTTGTCCATGAGCTGGGGCATGTGATTGCCGCGAAGCGGATTGGTCTTCCGGTTAGCGCTCCGCTGTTTATTCCTTTTCTGGGCGCATTGATCACTATGAAAAAACAGCCGCTGGACGCTAAAATGGAGGCTTATGTAGCCTTTGGAGGACCTATCCTGGGCAGCGCGGGGGCAGCGGTTGTTTTTGCATTTGCCTATTATTATCACAGTCCGCTTCTGTATTCTCTGGCCTACGTCGGATTTCTGCTCAACCTGATCAATTTGCTGCCAATTCACCCGCTGGATGGAGGGCGTATTGCAACTGCGGTCACACGCTGGCTGTGGCTGGTCGGACTGATCGGCGGACTAGGAGTAATCATCTATCTGAAATCGATCCTGTTCCTGATTATCTGGGTGCTGTTTGCCTATGATTTGTACAAGAAGTATATCAGCCGGAAGAAGAACAGCCAGATGCGGACCCTTTTGCTCAGATTCCTCATCCCTGTAGAACATTTAAGGGAACAAGGCTATCTGATTCCGGGGCCGGAGCACACCAGGGAATTGCCGTTCACCACTTACAGCGATCTGGAACGGCAGCAGTATATCGGCATCCGCTATGAAAGCCTGGACTATTATGGTACTGCCAGACTGCCTGTACAGAGTATTATTGAAAAGGTGAAGCTAACCCGGCTTGAGCACATTACGGAGGAGACAGGACTGCATTTGAACGCGCTGTGTGAGGTCCGGTATTCTGTGTATGAGAATGACAAATACTATGATGTGCCGGCAAGGGACCGCTGGAAATATGGTGCTGCTTATGCTGCGCTCGCGGGAGGGATTGGGTACCTGATGTATTTAGTGCATGTGGTGGGGAATGTAAATCTCTAG
- a CDS encoding DUF3892 domain-containing protein: protein MNSARERFIAAQRNGDGDLVSFQTSSGRVLDYQQALQEVQAGAIAGVNVFKGRDGEMYIRGDADGDPTNNLDQLPQF, encoded by the coding sequence ATGAACAGTGCACGTGAACGGTTTATAGCCGCCCAGCGTAACGGTGACGGAGACCTGGTCAGCTTCCAGACCTCTTCCGGACGGGTGCTTGATTACCAGCAGGCTTTGCAGGAGGTTCAGGCCGGTGCCATTGCCGGTGTGAATGTTTTTAAAGGCAGAGACGGCGAAATGTACATCCGCGGCGATGCCGATGGCGATCCAACCAACAACCTGGATCAGCTTCCGCAGTTTTAG